In Clupea harengus chromosome 23, Ch_v2.0.2, whole genome shotgun sequence, the sequence TAACGGGGGAGTCGCGTCTTTCAGCTTTTTCACTTTGCTATTCAAAACtggctaaattaaattaagtagcacattcacatttcattttgatGACTTTATTCCTTTTCTAGTAAACACGTTGAAGCTTGTATTCAGCTTAACATATATCACTATATTGTTGTATAATATATTACTTAACATGTCATTTTTTATGAAATATGTTTTCACATGCtcatactgtacttttcatctctttttttttattttttttaactacacTAAGTTTTATGAACTGGCGGAACCCCCCAGCTTGTCCAAAAGTCTCTGGTACCATGTACCACATTTCCCTCAATGTTTAACAGGGATTTCTTTACCTTTGCTTTAACATTACTGTACAGGTTTGGTCCAACTGTACTTGAGAAATGCATGCATGAGGCTATCCTGTAGTCTGTAAGTCTAGTGACAGTTAGGAGCTTACGGCAACCCGTGTTTTCAACCACTGACTAGGGCAAGGTCCTGGCAAATCATTTAGATTATGTGGCTTATCTTACCCTCCATGATGTGATGGGAAgagtttttgtatttgtctagTTTTGCTACCGATGTGTCTTGTCATTTCTCACAGGTTATCCCAGAGCAACTTCTCATTCACTTGACACCATTGGATATGGaggttttgtaaaatgtcttaaGAAAAAGCTTGAAAGGAAGACATTCATTTACAATACTAGcaaaaagtgttatttaaatatttacttCCACTCAAACACCCATCAACACCTTGACAAAAGCACTGTTGAATATTCCACCCCAATTTGAGATCAACCTTTATTGGATTTGTTTAAAAATCTGAAACTCAGTTCACTCAGACACTGATACTTCACTAACAGGTGTGTCCAGACATAACTTCTGTGCTGAAGACCACTTTCCTTGACTACTATCAGCATTAGTTTGGACAAAAGCTGAAGACTTGACCGCGTAAGTTTAACCACGCTTTCAAACCACACTTTCATTCTTTTACCATCATAATAAAATGAAGGTTATTAATTGTATCAAACTGAACTTATGTAAACACAGATTACACTAGCGTGTGTAAATAGTCAGTATGAATATAATCATTTATTTGATAAGTGGATTTTCAAGGTTTccaaaattataaaaaaaagccaccacacaaacagtgtTAATGCAATATTATTGTATAGGCATATTTCAGCTACAGAGCCCAGATGTTTCTACAATAAAAACTCACTAAAACTCATTTCAAGCTTTAATAAGGCATCAAGTTCAGTTTTTGAGCTGTAATCATGATAACCTGAGTCATCGACTCATTGCGTGCACATTTCAGATTTTGTCAACATCAGAGATTTCActttgcaaaaacagaacatgaaaTAATATAAGACGTTACCTTCCGTTTTCCTTTTAGATCATGGATAATCAACAGGAGGATCGCCGTGCTTTATTCAATGATTCTGGTGAACCGACCTGGGAGCGGGCCTTTGCCAAAGCCAGAAAAGTAACTGATAGGTTAGATAATGTCACCCTCAACATTGCTGTGACAGGGGAGAGTGGGTCAGGAAAGTCCTCCTTTGTTAATGCCTTCAGAGGTCTTCAAGATACTGATGAAGGAGCTGCAGAAACTGGAGTCACAGAAACCACCATGGAGCCCACCATGTACCCCCACCCAACCATGCCCAATGTGAACTTATGGGACCTGCCAGGCATAGGGACCCCAACCTTCAAAGCAGAAACCTACATGAAAGATGTcaaataccaaaactatgaCTTCTTTATCATAGTAAGTGCATCAAGATTCAGGGACAATGACTTGATGCTGGCAAAAGAAATCaagaaaaagatgaagaatTTCTACTTTGTTCGCACAAAGACTGATAATGATGTAACAAACGAAGCGATGAAGGGAGTAACAGAAGAGGAAACACTTAAGAAAATACGGAACAACTGTCTGGGAAATCTCGGCCCATTGGAATCCCCTCCTGTCTTCCTCATTACATCCCGTAACCTGAAAAGGTTTGACTTCCAGGAACTGGTAAATAATCTGGAGAGAGACCTTCCAGCTGAGAAGAGAGATGCTATGGTTATGAGTTTGCCTGTTTATTCCAAGCAGTCTCTTGACAGGAAATACAAAACATTCATGAATATAGCATGGGCTGTGGCCATCACATCAGGTGCCATAGCGGCAGCCCCAGTACCAGGTCTGTCACTAGCTtgtgatgttgccatggtagTGTATTTCTTAATCAAATGCTACTATTCATTTGGTCTAAATGATAGATCACTTCAAAAGTTATCAAAGAGAGTAAACAAGCCAATACTGGAAGAGGTTAAAAATTCATCACTTGTCAAGGCGATTGCTGGAAAATCATTGCTTGTAGCAGAAATGGCAGGAAGACTCAGCGTAGAAGATGTTATTGAGGAACTGTGCAGCCTTGTGCCTGTTGCTGGCAGCATAGCAGCAGCTGGAGTATCGTTTGCTACCACACGATCTGTGCTCCTAGAAGGGGTAAATGAACTGTATAGTGTAGCCAAAAGGGTGATTGAAATGGCAGAACTAAAGTAGAGTAAAGCAAACCTGTGACCCAGGCTGAATGGTGTGGAAAGGTGACCATGTTTATGATTTGTTCCATGATATGTGAATGAATAGCTATGTAACTATGTTTTACAACAATATTGGGGATTAATTTAAGTTTCCTTTGTCAACAAGATATAGAAGTCTCAGGCTGAGGGGCTGGAGAATCAAATGTGTTTCATATGCAAACAATGTGCACATTGTGAATTTATCTGAATTAAGGACTAATTAATTTGCTTGAGTTGTCTTTTTAGATCTGATTCATTTTTTGCATGTTCTAACCATGATCCATGGGGTGCTATAGACATGATCAGAGTGAGGCCCATATTCAGACCAGGAGTTTGAAGCCCAAGGCcttgcatttatgttgttgtctgTAATTACCTTTtccagcaattttttttttatattgtacataGTAACACTGGAAATGCAAAAGATGCTTTGTCTATGTGCAACACTTTGGACCACAGTgtataaggggggggggggggaaacagaaTAAAAGTGTATTTGAAAAAGTACTGGACTGCTGTGTTTTTATATTGAAGTCGACTGTAACAGGTTTTGTGCACATTGCTGGTATTATAGCACCATCTACAGCAGGGttgggcaattcatttccccaaggggccacatgagatagtgggactgttgtgaagggccggaccaataggctgaactcaattctgctcaatataagttgtatctctttatagaaaaacattaaattgtatggttttgattaactgctactggtaaaagtagatgttacatttaggctatcaaaaaaaattggtgcaggcatagtaaaaacggcaacattatttaatcaacattaacctaaacaattttgaaaatgagcatgtttttgcagtattaaaggtgttcccagacgatcaatacacatggcacacacacacacacacacacacacacacacacacacgagagcaagcttgcaatgcaatagtataagtatacaaattaatagttatcaatttttatcagcgcaaatggtcgcaggcacacccacacgcacgaatgtaggcctacggaaataaaaaaatatcttgCTTATTATActgttacttgccaaaacaatagaagacatttattcaaaatacctctttttaaggattttgttgccgtttagttcttcacgcaaatgcaaactttcagttacgttaaatgaccggactacttgcgttgcggaatgatatgaaagatgtgaattagaagcacaaaacccgttgccaatgacagcagtcatacatatttcgcagcagtgaatttaCAGACCTGccaacgttgggatggcccattcaaatcaacggaactttttggaacattctga encodes:
- the LOC116218812 gene encoding interferon-inducible GTPase 5-like; protein product: MDNQQEDRRALFNDSGEPTWERAFAKARKVTDRLDNVTLNIAVTGESGSGKSSFVNAFRGLQDTDEGAAETGVTETTMEPTMYPHPTMPNVNLWDLPGIGTPTFKAETYMKDVKYQNYDFFIIVSASRFRDNDLMLAKEIKKKMKNFYFVRTKTDNDVTNEAMKGVTEEETLKKIRNNCLGNLGPLESPPVFLITSRNLKRFDFQELVNNLERDLPAEKRDAMVMSLPVYSKQSLDRKYKTFMNIAWAVAITSGAIAAAPVPGLSLACDVAMVVYFLIKCYYSFGLNDRSLQKLSKRVNKPILEEVKNSSLVKAIAGKSLLVAEMAGRLSVEDVIEELCSLVPVAGSIAAAGVSFATTRSVLLEGVNELYSVAKRVIEMAELK